A genomic window from Chengkuizengella sediminis includes:
- a CDS encoding glycosyltransferase family 2 protein — MKASVIMPVYNVRNLLKACLLTFKHQVLEHEDSFEVIVIDDGSTDGTAEVVSSMALNYESKYIYIPRSEHSSRSAARNKGIEAANGDVILFIDGDHLVPPNYINEHLRFHKAYDNFAIIGFRQFLSEGDTQVEKLAEGFSEEMYPPIKKIDERFQIIGQFSENFSNLSFAWYLFWTCNTSVKRNMVEKIGGFDEDFIYWGLEDSEFGYRLYKEGVKFAYSRESIVYHQHHEADEMDKILKWSQNYEIFRNKHSDMEVKMLEIMDIYKNAINKMNTMSWINKFTLLEYAIRAWKKGRTLDNISPTVHHLTGDLEESTIQKILEEAEHKPILIMDHSNEEMLDVRIQMHESKFDIKYYKGKRRV; from the coding sequence ATGAAGGCAAGTGTGATTATGCCAGTTTATAATGTTAGAAACTTGTTGAAAGCTTGTCTATTAACATTTAAACACCAAGTACTAGAACATGAGGATAGTTTTGAAGTGATTGTAATAGATGATGGTTCAACGGATGGTACAGCTGAAGTCGTATCATCAATGGCTTTAAATTATGAATCGAAATATATATACATACCGAGAAGTGAACATTCCTCTAGATCAGCTGCAAGAAACAAAGGTATAGAGGCCGCAAATGGTGATGTCATTTTGTTTATTGATGGAGACCACCTTGTACCTCCCAATTATATAAATGAACATTTAAGGTTTCATAAAGCTTATGATAATTTTGCAATTATTGGTTTCCGTCAGTTTTTATCTGAAGGAGATACTCAAGTGGAAAAATTAGCAGAAGGGTTTTCTGAAGAAATGTATCCTCCTATAAAAAAGATAGATGAAAGATTTCAAATCATAGGTCAGTTTTCAGAGAACTTCAGTAATCTTTCATTTGCATGGTATTTATTTTGGACATGTAATACTTCAGTTAAAAGAAATATGGTTGAAAAAATTGGTGGTTTTGATGAAGATTTTATATATTGGGGACTTGAGGATAGCGAATTTGGGTATCGATTGTACAAGGAAGGGGTTAAATTTGCTTACAGTCGTGAATCTATCGTTTACCATCAACATCATGAAGCTGACGAAATGGATAAAATTTTAAAATGGAGCCAAAATTATGAGATTTTTAGAAATAAACATTCAGATATGGAAGTAAAGATGTTAGAAATAATGGACATTTATAAAAATGCAATAAATAAAATGAATACAATGTCATGGATTAATAAGTTTACCCTGTTAGAATATGCTATCAGAGCATGGAAAAAAGGGAGAACCCTTGATAACATTTCCCCAACTGTCCATCACTTAACTGGTGATTTAGAAGAATCAACTATTCAAAAAATATTGGAAGAAGCAGAGCATAAACCAATCCTTATCATGGATCATTCAAATGAAGAGATGTTAGATGTGAGAATACAGATGCATGAATCTAAATTTGATATAAAGTATTATAAAGGAAAAAGAAGAGTATGA
- a CDS encoding HAD-IA family hydrolase has product MKHIIFDFDGTIVQSKSLTIDIYNELAAKYNYKLIEKDEIPYLSSLSIPQRSKYLKVPLWKLPSLVNEVRKKYKQRILKIPTVNGVPEVIKELHKLGYQLGIISTNDKKNIIQYLSKHRIKHISKVFCSTNVFGKHRLIYKYLNHFKIKKENVIYIGDEIRDIEACKKAKIKIICVSWGFDARRLLEQGKPEYIVDHPQQIKEIMIKQI; this is encoded by the coding sequence ATGAAACATATCATTTTTGATTTTGATGGGACGATTGTACAGTCCAAGAGCCTAACGATAGATATATATAATGAACTTGCAGCAAAATATAATTATAAGCTTATTGAAAAGGATGAAATCCCATACTTAAGTTCTCTAAGCATACCTCAAAGGAGTAAGTATCTTAAGGTACCATTGTGGAAACTACCCAGTCTTGTCAACGAGGTAAGGAAAAAATATAAACAAAGAATATTAAAAATCCCTACTGTGAATGGAGTACCAGAAGTTATAAAGGAATTACATAAGTTAGGATATCAACTTGGCATTATATCAACAAACGATAAAAAGAATATCATTCAATACTTGTCCAAGCACAGGATTAAACATATTAGCAAAGTTTTTTGCTCAACAAATGTTTTTGGCAAACATCGACTAATTTATAAGTATTTAAACCATTTTAAAATCAAAAAAGAAAATGTAATATATATTGGAGACGAAATAAGAGATATTGAAGCATGTAAAAAAGCAAAAATTAAAATTATCTGTGTTTCATGGGGGTTCGATGCAAGGAGGCTGCTAGAACAGGGAAAGCCAGAATATATAGTGGACCATCCTCAACAAATTAAAGAGATCATGATAAAACAAATATGA
- a CDS encoding family 1 glycosylhydrolase, with protein MNSGENKLDSKGWGIDVSNGLHVLLMRLDRDYGKISLWVTENGVEFPDINSKIKK; from the coding sequence ATGAATTCAGGAGAAAATAAATTAGATTCAAAAGGTTGGGGAATTGACGTTTCAAATGGTTTACATGTTTTGTTAATGAGATTAGATCGAGATTATGGGAAAATATCATTATGGGTTACTGAAAATGGTGTAGAGTTTCCAGATATCAATTCAAAAATAAAAAAATAA
- a CDS encoding accessory gene regulator B family protein, with amino-acid sequence MVEALAFRIAKSIKDVDPKNTASIEVMKFALVVLIDGFLVFSISLIISIILNQTVLTMLGLFSFVILRYITGGYHFKSALACSITSIIMVVLIPFISITGWMYELFAGLSILLILIFAPANLEGRTRIPKKFYPYLKLTAIVLVVSSYIIKSDPITLAFLIQSITLIGRRV; translated from the coding sequence ATGGTAGAAGCATTAGCTTTTAGAATAGCAAAATCTATAAAAGATGTTGATCCAAAAAATACTGCAAGTATTGAAGTTATGAAATTTGCTTTAGTAGTTTTAATAGACGGGTTTTTAGTATTTTCAATTTCACTTATCATAAGTATTATTTTAAATCAAACAGTACTAACTATGTTAGGACTATTTTCATTTGTAATTTTACGATATATTACTGGAGGGTATCATTTTAAAAGTGCTCTAGCATGTTCAATTACTTCTATTATAATGGTTGTCTTAATTCCATTCATTTCTATAACTGGTTGGATGTATGAATTATTTGCAGGATTAAGTATATTACTGATTTTAATCTTTGCACCTGCTAATTTGGAAGGGCGGACGAGAATTCCTAAGAAATTTTATCCTTATTTAAAATTAACTGCGATTGTGTTAGTGGTGAGTAGTTACATAATTAAATCAGATCCTATTACACTAGCATTTCTTATACAGTCAATAACCTTGATTGGAAGGAGGGTTTAA
- a CDS encoding cyclic lactone autoinducer peptide: protein MRMKKLAILTSKILSIVSLGFVSVACHWTMNQPEVPEELLHK, encoded by the coding sequence ATGAGAATGAAGAAGTTGGCAATATTAACATCAAAAATTTTAAGTATAGTATCTCTAGGATTCGTTAGTGTAGCATGTCATTGGACTATGAATCAACCAGAAGTACCAGAAGAGCTGTTACATAAGTAG